One genomic window of Methanosarcina acetivorans C2A includes the following:
- a CDS encoding PKD domain-containing protein: MEGTKWNKVFGGQTFTKTLGIMALAFLVLVSIAGASPFAYITNEESNSISVIDVSTNKVAATIPVGSNPVGVAINPDGTKVYVANDHSNDVSVIDTATNAVTATVPAGSSPQGIAVSPDGKTIYVANLAGNSISVIDTTSNTVVSTVKTGRNPTGVAVSPDGKKVYVTNSEDKTVSIIDTATKVVISTVSVGKDPREIAVTPDGAKVYVANSDSGTVSVIDVSTNSVTDTVKVEGAPFGVAVTPDGAKVYVTNYDQYFSTVAVIDVATNKVTATIPVGPDPVGVAVTPDGTKVYVAINLCNTVSVIDTATNTVTATMPVGKSPRASGRFIGSVPVQPVYPSANFNNNITSDYVFLSVPVQFTDLSENATKWNWDFGDGFTSIKQNPVHTYSEVGTYTVKLTVSNSNGTDSKLTTVNVVPKGSLAPSYAYIANLNSNTVSVINTGNSSLTTTVPVGIGPLGVAASPDGTRIYVTNSFYNYRGTVSVIDTALNEVIATVDIGDKYSPCGIAVTPDGKKLYVANRDIDGVSVIDTSINTVIATIPVGINPLGVAANPDGTKVYVTNRYSNNVSVIDTATNKVVATVKTGSGPCGITVNQEGTNLYVANCENNTISIIDTGSNTATASVPAGTWPMGVAVSPDGTKVYVANERSNNVSVIDLATKTDIAAVKVGRCPYGIAVTPDGTRVYVANCGNNQNLGKTVSIIDTATNKVIATVKTGFSPVAFGQFISPLPAQPVLPAANFSSSLTSGYAPLSVQFTDFSKNVERWGWDFGDGTSSPDQNPMHTYSRAGNYNVTLTVDNKNGTDSKVATVTVLAQPVFSASPTSGKTPLSVSFTDQSTGSPTAWNWTFGDGTYSTEQNPVHIYKKAGKYAVKLTLNETGTKSEVTKYSYIIVSNGYEVPVAAFSASPVSGKEPLSVSFTDQSTGSPTSWKWTFGDGTHSTAENPVHVYSEAGTYSVTLTVRNEKGSNTLTKSRYIRVSNGLDGPVTSFSASQTSGEAPLTVDFSGEGKGYPKLWKWSFGDGNTSTDKNPVYTFNKSGLYSVRLTASNEKGSNTLSKTGYIAVSSPLAVPVPKFSASLTSGNPPLTVSFTDQSTGSPNSWKWSFGDGNTSTDRNPVHTFNESGLYSVRLTVSNANGSNALTKTGYIAVSRVSSIPVTIFSASQTSEKTPFIIRFTDQSTGSPVSWKWFFGDGSNSTEQNPVHTYNKSGNYTVSLTTNNEGGSNRVQKTSYISVVAENGVVTSNPGYIVPSTAFSASQTAGSMPLTVSFSDESIDSPTSWKWTFGDGNSSTEQNPVHTYNKSGKYSVTLITSNPNGSNALTMFGYIAVSNVLDGPVASFSASKTSGSMPLTVSFTDRSTGSPTAWTWAFGDGNGSKEKNPVHTYNKSGRYAVTLTAANANGVNSLRKSGYIVVSNVLNGPVASFSASSTSGKAPFTVRFTDESTGLPSSWKWTFGDGSNATTEQNPVHTYNESGLYSVTLTAANANGFNYLTKSSYIAVSSILDIPVAGFSASPTSGSAPLTVSFTDESTGLPTSWRWTFGDGSNATTEQNPVHTYNKSGLYSVTLTAANANGSNTLSKTGYIAVSNSLVAAFSAFPTSGPAPLSVNFTDNSTGSPAAWKWSFGDGNSSTEQNPVHIYNRAGRYTVSLTVNNSESISSEARTRYIVVSK; this comes from the coding sequence ATGGAAGGGACGAAATGGAATAAGGTATTTGGGGGGCAGACTTTCACTAAAACTTTAGGCATAATGGCACTTGCTTTTTTAGTGCTGGTGAGTATCGCAGGCGCCTCACCATTTGCCTACATTACAAATGAAGAAAGCAACAGTATCTCTGTAATTGACGTTTCTACAAACAAAGTTGCAGCTACGATACCCGTGGGATCCAATCCCGTTGGAGTTGCAATCAACCCTGACGGCACAAAGGTATACGTGGCAAATGATCACAGCAACGATGTATCTGTAATTGACACGGCAACAAATGCAGTTACAGCCACTGTGCCTGCAGGAAGTTCTCCTCAGGGGATTGCAGTCAGCCCGGATGGGAAAACGATATATGTGGCAAATTTGGCCGGTAACAGTATTTCTGTAATCGATACAACCTCAAATACTGTTGTAAGTACGGTGAAAACGGGAAGAAATCCTACGGGCGTAGCGGTAAGTCCGGATGGAAAAAAGGTATATGTAACAAATTCCGAGGACAAAACCGTCTCTATAATTGACACTGCCACAAAAGTTGTTATAAGCACGGTATCCGTTGGAAAAGATCCCAGGGAAATTGCGGTCACACCGGATGGAGCTAAGGTGTACGTAGCAAACTCCGATAGCGGGACTGTCTCTGTAATTGACGTTTCTACAAATAGTGTTACAGACACTGTAAAGGTAGAGGGAGCTCCTTTCGGAGTTGCAGTCACCCCGGACGGAGCAAAAGTGTATGTGACTAATTATGATCAATATTTCAGCACCGTCGCTGTAATTGACGTTGCTACAAACAAAGTTACGGCTACAATACCTGTAGGCCCCGATCCCGTGGGAGTTGCAGTCACCCCGGACGGAACAAAAGTGTATGTAGCAATCAACCTCTGTAACACCGTCTCTGTAATTGACACTGCTACCAACACCGTTACAGCCACGATGCCTGTAGGAAAAAGTCCCCGTGCTTCAGGTAGGTTTATAGGTTCCGTCCCGGTACAACCGGTTTATCCTTCAGCGAACTTCAACAACAACATCACATCGGATTATGTTTTCCTTTCCGTACCTGTGCAGTTTACGGACTTATCGGAAAATGCAACGAAATGGAACTGGGATTTTGGTGACGGATTTACTTCAATTAAACAGAATCCTGTGCATACATATTCTGAAGTAGGGACTTATACTGTTAAGCTGACAGTAAGCAATTCAAACGGTACGGATTCGAAGCTTACTACAGTAAATGTCGTGCCAAAAGGTTCTCTTGCGCCTTCATATGCCTATATTGCGAACCTCAACAGCAACACTGTCTCTGTAATTAATACAGGAAACAGCAGCCTTACAACCACGGTGCCCGTGGGAATCGGTCCTCTGGGAGTTGCAGCCAGCCCGGATGGAACAAGGATATATGTGACGAACTCTTTCTACAACTACCGCGGTACTGTCTCTGTAATTGATACGGCCTTAAACGAGGTTATAGCCACCGTGGATATAGGAGATAAATATAGTCCCTGTGGAATTGCAGTAACCCCGGACGGAAAAAAACTATATGTGGCGAATCGTGACATCGATGGTGTTTCCGTAATTGACACGTCCATAAATACTGTTATAGCCACGATACCTGTGGGAATCAACCCTTTAGGGGTTGCAGCCAACCCGGATGGAACAAAAGTATATGTGACGAACCGTTACAGCAATAATGTTTCTGTAATTGACACTGCCACAAACAAGGTTGTAGCGACTGTGAAAACCGGATCCGGACCATGTGGAATCACAGTAAACCAGGAAGGAACAAACTTATATGTGGCAAATTGCGAAAATAACACTATTTCGATAATTGATACAGGTTCAAACACCGCTACAGCCTCAGTGCCTGCAGGAACATGGCCTATGGGAGTTGCAGTCAGTCCGGATGGGACAAAAGTATATGTGGCGAATGAACGCAGCAACAATGTCTCCGTAATTGATCTCGCAACAAAAACTGATATAGCTGCCGTGAAAGTCGGAAGGTGTCCTTACGGAATTGCTGTCACCCCGGACGGAACAAGGGTATATGTAGCGAACTGTGGCAACAACCAGAATCTCGGAAAAACTGTCTCTATAATTGACACAGCTACAAACAAGGTTATAGCCACTGTAAAAACAGGTTTCAGTCCTGTTGCTTTCGGTCAGTTTATAAGTCCTCTCCCGGCACAACCGGTACTTCCTGCTGCAAACTTCAGCAGCAGTCTCACATCCGGTTATGCGCCTCTTTCTGTCCAGTTTACGGATTTCTCGAAGAATGTGGAGAGGTGGGGCTGGGACTTCGGAGACGGAACCAGTTCCCCGGATCAGAATCCGATGCATACTTACTCCAGAGCAGGGAATTACAATGTAACGCTTACAGTAGACAATAAAAACGGCACTGATTCGAAAGTTGCCACAGTAACCGTTCTGGCACAGCCGGTATTTTCTGCATCCCCAACTTCAGGAAAAACACCTCTTAGTGTTAGTTTTACTGACCAGAGCACTGGCTCACCTACGGCATGGAACTGGACTTTTGGGGATGGGACCTATTCCACGGAACAGAACCCTGTACACATATATAAAAAAGCAGGAAAATATGCTGTTAAGTTGACATTAAACGAAACGGGGACCAAGAGTGAAGTAACAAAATACAGCTATATTATTGTTTCAAACGGATATGAAGTCCCTGTTGCTGCTTTTTCCGCATCTCCTGTTTCAGGAAAGGAGCCTCTCAGTGTTAGTTTTACTGACCAGAGTACAGGATCTCCAACCTCATGGAAGTGGACTTTCGGAGACGGGACCCATTCAACTGCGGAGAACCCCGTACATGTATACAGCGAAGCAGGAACTTACTCCGTTACATTAACGGTAAGAAATGAAAAAGGCAGCAATACATTAACAAAATCCAGATATATTCGTGTTTCAAACGGTTTAGATGGGCCTGTCACCAGCTTTTCTGCATCTCAGACTTCAGGAGAAGCGCCTCTTACTGTTGATTTTTCTGGCGAGGGAAAAGGGTATCCAAAGTTGTGGAAATGGTCTTTCGGAGACGGGAATACTTCAACAGATAAAAATCCTGTATACACTTTCAATAAATCAGGACTTTATTCTGTTAGATTGACAGCAAGTAACGAAAAAGGCAGTAACACTTTGTCTAAAACCGGCTATATTGCGGTCTCAAGCCCTTTAGCTGTTCCTGTTCCAAAATTCTCTGCATCCCTCACTTCCGGAAACCCCCCTCTTACGGTTAGTTTTACTGACCAGAGTACAGGGTCTCCAAATTCGTGGAAGTGGTCTTTCGGAGACGGGAATACTTCAACAGATAGAAATCCGGTGCATACATTCAATGAATCAGGCCTTTATTCTGTCAGGTTGACGGTAAGTAATGCAAACGGCAGTAATGCATTGACTAAAACCGGCTATATCGCCGTCTCAAGAGTTTCAAGCATTCCTGTCACCATCTTCTCTGCGTCTCAGACTTCAGAAAAAACACCTTTTATTATTCGCTTTACTGACCAGAGCACAGGATCTCCAGTTTCATGGAAATGGTTTTTCGGAGATGGAAGTAATTCAACAGAACAGAATCCCGTACACACCTACAATAAATCCGGAAATTATACCGTTTCTTTGACAACAAATAATGAGGGGGGAAGTAATAGGGTACAAAAAACAAGCTACATAAGCGTAGTCGCTGAAAACGGTGTTGTCACGTCGAATCCGGGCTATATTGTCCCTTCCACCGCCTTTTCAGCAAGTCAAACTGCAGGAAGTATGCCTCTTACTGTTAGTTTTTCCGACGAGAGCATAGACTCACCTACTTCATGGAAATGGACTTTCGGAGATGGAAACAGTTCAACGGAACAGAATCCCGTACACACCTACAATAAATCCGGAAAATATTCTGTTACCCTTATAACAAGCAATCCAAACGGCAGTAATGCGTTGACAATGTTCGGTTATATTGCTGTCTCAAACGTTTTAGATGGGCCTGTTGCCAGCTTCTCTGCGTCTAAGACTTCAGGAAGCATGCCTCTTACTGTTAGCTTTACTGACCGGAGCACAGGCTCACCTACAGCATGGACATGGGCTTTCGGAGATGGAAATGGCTCAAAAGAAAAGAATCCCGTGCACACCTACAATAAATCCGGAAGATACGCTGTTACATTGACCGCAGCTAATGCAAACGGCGTTAATTCGTTGAGAAAATCCGGCTATATTGTTGTTTCAAACGTTTTAAACGGCCCTGTTGCCAGCTTCTCTGCATCCTCTACTTCAGGAAAAGCCCCATTTACCGTTCGTTTTACTGACGAGAGTACAGGCCTGCCTTCTTCATGGAAATGGACTTTCGGAGATGGAAGCAATGCAACAACGGAACAGAATCCTGTCCACACATACAATGAGTCAGGACTCTATTCTGTTACACTGACCGCAGCTAATGCAAATGGCTTTAATTATTTGACAAAATCCAGCTATATTGCTGTCTCAAGTATTTTAGACATTCCTGTTGCCGGTTTTTCTGCATCTCCTACTTCCGGAAGTGCGCCTCTCACTGTTAGCTTTACCGACGAGAGCACAGGTCTGCCGACGTCATGGAGATGGACTTTCGGAGACGGAAGTAATGCAACAACGGAACAGAATCCTGTCCACACATACAATAAGTCAGGACTCTATTCTGTTACATTGACCGCAGCTAATGCAAACGGCAGTAATACGTTGTCAAAGACGGGTTATATTGCTGTTTCAAACTCCCTTGTTGCTGCTTTTTCCGCATTCCCAACTTCAGGGCCTGCACCGCTCAGTGTGAATTTTACTGACAACAGCACAGGATCGCCGGCTGCATGGAAATGGTCTTTTGGTGATGGAAATTCTTCAACGGAACAGAATCCTGTCCACATATACAATAGAGCAGGACGATATACTGTTAGTTTAACGGTAAATAATTCGGAAAGCATCAGTAGTGAAGCCAGGACCAGATATATCGTAGTCAGTAAGTAA
- a CDS encoding carbon starvation CstA family protein, translated as MISFLLSLAALVLGYFSYGAFVEKVFGADPSRRTPAHTREDGIDFVPLSWRSTFLIQFLNIAGLGPIYGAILGALYGPAAFLWIVLGSIFAGGVHDYFSGMLSVRHEGKSISEIVGIYLGSQMKSGMIAFSVILLVLIGTVFMSGPAVLLANLGFPGLLAQSNFWLAIILFYYFVATVVPIDRIIGRIYPLFGAVLLIMASGIGSMLLIKGYEIPEITFRSFHPDGLPLWPMLFITIACGAVSGFHSTQSPIMARCLPDEKYGRRIFYGAMIAEGAIALIWAAAAMSFFPGGIAGLSEVTGAGGAALVVKNVSLGLLGSVGGILAILGVIACPITSGDTAFRSARLTIADAMSLDQRPLKNRLTIALPIFAIGFSLTLIDFSIVWRYFSFSNQALATIVLWTSAVYLSDNDKFHWIATLPATFMTAVVTTYILQASEGFGLPATVSYPAGVVCAAAACGLFATFLRKRSLSSAYSVSEQ; from the coding sequence ATGATCAGTTTCCTGCTTTCTCTAGCCGCACTTGTGCTGGGTTATTTTTCTTATGGTGCGTTTGTCGAAAAAGTATTTGGCGCTGATCCCTCGCGAAGGACACCCGCACACACCCGGGAGGATGGTATTGATTTTGTTCCTCTCAGCTGGCGCAGCACGTTCCTTATCCAGTTTCTCAACATTGCTGGCTTAGGCCCTATATATGGAGCTATTCTGGGAGCTTTATACGGTCCGGCTGCTTTCCTGTGGATTGTCCTGGGCAGTATTTTTGCAGGCGGGGTGCATGATTATTTTTCAGGAATGTTGAGTGTCCGTCATGAAGGAAAGAGCATTTCTGAGATTGTGGGGATATACTTAGGCAGCCAGATGAAGAGTGGAATGATTGCATTTTCCGTCATTTTACTCGTACTTATAGGGACGGTGTTCATGTCCGGACCGGCAGTACTTCTGGCAAATCTGGGGTTCCCAGGGCTGCTGGCCCAATCGAATTTCTGGCTGGCTATTATTCTCTTTTATTACTTCGTGGCTACTGTCGTTCCAATCGACAGGATCATAGGCCGTATTTATCCCTTATTCGGAGCTGTCCTGTTGATTATGGCATCAGGTATCGGCTCCATGCTCCTCATCAAAGGATACGAGATCCCTGAAATAACCTTCAGGAGTTTCCATCCTGACGGTCTTCCTCTGTGGCCTATGCTTTTCATAACCATCGCCTGCGGAGCCGTTAGCGGGTTCCACTCAACCCAATCCCCTATAATGGCCCGATGTCTGCCCGATGAAAAATATGGCAGACGTATTTTTTACGGTGCCATGATAGCAGAAGGGGCTATAGCCCTTATCTGGGCCGCTGCTGCAATGTCTTTCTTTCCGGGAGGAATAGCCGGCCTTAGCGAAGTTACCGGTGCAGGAGGTGCTGCTCTGGTCGTAAAGAATGTGTCACTGGGTCTGCTTGGATCCGTGGGAGGAATTCTCGCTATCCTGGGGGTTATTGCCTGCCCCATCACATCCGGAGATACGGCCTTCAGGAGTGCACGTCTGACCATAGCTGATGCGATGAGCCTGGACCAGCGACCTTTAAAGAACAGATTAACGATAGCTCTCCCAATCTTTGCCATAGGGTTTAGTCTGACCCTTATCGATTTCAGCATAGTCTGGCGTTACTTCTCTTTTTCGAACCAGGCACTGGCTACCATAGTCCTCTGGACATCTGCGGTATATCTGTCAGATAACGACAAATTTCACTGGATCGCTACCCTCCCCGCTACATTTATGACAGCCGTTGTAACAACGTACATCTTACAGGCTTCTGAGGGGTTCGGCTTACCAGCCACTGTCTCTTATCCTGCAGGAGTAGTCTGTGCAGCCGCAGCCTGTGGATTATTTGCCACCTTTTTAAGGAAAAGATCTCTATCATCAGCTTACTCGGTGAGTGAACAATGA
- a CDS encoding DUF1699 family protein, giving the protein MKIRVVSSREEIATLNPNERLVHLTFRPSNKDIFELVESCPRIEVVQLPKSYMATVSNSIKMFFQMQRIQLIEGDIWGHRKDINEYYAVPSSVIENIKEMKIEGKTNEEIEKQISGESKLNPEMIAYILAKEVSV; this is encoded by the coding sequence ATGAAAATTAGAGTAGTTAGTTCCAGAGAAGAAATCGCAACACTTAATCCGAATGAACGCCTCGTTCACCTGACATTCAGACCTTCAAACAAGGATATTTTTGAGCTGGTAGAGAGCTGCCCGAGGATTGAGGTGGTTCAGTTACCTAAATCTTATATGGCTACCGTATCAAATTCCATAAAAATGTTCTTCCAGATGCAGAGAATTCAGCTTATCGAAGGAGATATCTGGGGACACAGGAAAGACATAAACGAATATTATGCGGTTCCATCCTCAGTGATTGAAAATATTAAGGAAATGAAAATCGAAGGTAAAACCAATGAGGAGATCGAAAAACAGATTTCAGGTGAAAGCAAGCTGAACCCCGAAATGATTGCTTATATCCTGGCAAAAGAAGTCTCTGTTTGA
- a CDS encoding tetratricopeptide repeat protein, protein MGLFDVFKNRAKHSQKSPKIDYSITDNVLSVGDFTGEYHQSPKGKFILAWKDQKENGKYILLEKGKIKLQAKMRHPNNGMVSNPGVFILSDLTSKGMYGVFHIINSYGETLIKQRCRANMGPTGISDDGRFAVCQALESTSKSDSCKLFFFDIKNRKLLWKKVPETVGTELSWAKSYRFDTKKKILYLIHGKNRAYRYTFEGTFLDSKLYRHDCISVGNDIEFLEALKELKVELSENTDPREYDALIAPLKNRLKRFSDKDSKSKIHRVLGEILYLQGNNAGAIEHFETALKLNPKVGVKRTLDKLKKTA, encoded by the coding sequence ATGGGTTTATTTGACGTTTTTAAAAACAGAGCAAAGCACTCTCAAAAGTCTCCCAAAATAGATTATTCGATAACTGACAACGTTTTATCAGTCGGTGATTTTACGGGGGAATATCACCAGTCCCCAAAAGGTAAGTTCATTTTAGCGTGGAAAGATCAAAAAGAAAACGGGAAATATATTTTGCTGGAAAAGGGGAAGATAAAACTTCAGGCTAAAATGAGACACCCTAATAATGGGATGGTTTCAAACCCCGGAGTGTTTATCCTCAGCGATTTGACTTCTAAGGGCATGTATGGGGTATTCCATATAATTAACTCCTATGGAGAGACTCTGATCAAGCAAAGATGTAGGGCAAATATGGGTCCTACCGGTATTTCGGATGACGGACGTTTTGCTGTGTGCCAGGCTCTGGAAAGTACCAGTAAGTCGGATAGCTGCAAACTGTTTTTCTTTGATATAAAGAATAGAAAACTGTTATGGAAAAAAGTGCCTGAAACGGTCGGAACCGAGCTTAGCTGGGCAAAAAGCTACCGATTTGACACAAAAAAGAAAATCCTGTATTTGATACACGGTAAGAATAGAGCTTATCGTTACACTTTCGAAGGTACCTTTCTTGACTCCAAATTGTATAGACATGACTGCATCAGTGTTGGGAACGATATTGAATTTCTTGAAGCCCTTAAAGAACTGAAAGTAGAGCTATCCGAAAATACCGATCCTCGGGAATATGATGCACTTATAGCTCCTCTAAAAAACAGGTTAAAAAGATTCTCTGACAAAGATAGTAAATCAAAAATTCATAGGGTTTTGGGAGAAATACTCTATTTACAGGGAAACAATGCCGGGGCAATAGAACATTTTGAAACCGCACTGAAACTTAATCCGAAGGTGGGAGTGAAAAGGACACTTGATAAATTAAAGAAAACCGCTTAA
- a CDS encoding dTDP-4-dehydrorhamnose 3,5-epimerase family protein encodes MQVKSMEDFNKLEKPRVQNIPGFYGERLIEGVVVKDTKLFSDERGFLTELIRLDDEDMKAQDIKQIIASYSYPGMIKGWHLHSKQEDHLFCVSGMVKVVLYDYREDSPTYKVLNEIFMGDRYPRTVYIPPGIFHGTKNVGNDVSVVIGMPSLLYDPEDVDERRVNPISNNIIPYNWNCKME; translated from the coding sequence ATGCAAGTAAAAAGTATGGAGGATTTTAATAAACTGGAAAAGCCAAGGGTCCAAAACATTCCAGGTTTTTATGGAGAAAGGCTGATTGAAGGTGTTGTTGTAAAGGATACTAAACTGTTTAGCGATGAGAGAGGCTTTTTGACCGAGCTCATACGTTTAGACGATGAAGATATGAAAGCACAGGATATCAAACAGATAATTGCTTCCTATTCTTATCCCGGAATGATAAAAGGCTGGCATCTTCACTCTAAACAGGAAGATCACCTGTTTTGTGTAAGTGGAATGGTAAAAGTTGTCTTATATGATTACAGAGAAGACTCACCTACGTATAAAGTTTTGAATGAAATTTTTATGGGGGATAGGTACCCACGTACGGTTTATATCCCACCAGGAATCTTTCACGGTACAAAAAATGTAGGCAATGATGTATCTGTAGTGATAGGAATGCCTTCCCTACTCTATGACCCTGAAGATGTTGACGAAAGACGGGTTAATCCCATTTCCAATAATATTATTCCCTATAATTGGAACTGCAAAATGGAATGA